A portion of the Toxoplasma gondii ME49 chromosome VIIb, whole genome shotgun sequence genome contains these proteins:
- a CDS encoding 3-hydroxyisobutyrate dehydrogenase (encoded by transcript TGME49_263430): MARCGTWSVDDRQAALAALVDCVPGKTQIGFIGLGVMGRSMASHLVRAGYTVKVFNRTLEKCRPLEALGAVVARSYREAAEGSDVVMSIVGHPEDVEQVYLGGEGVLEVLREGAVIVDMTTSTPRLAEKLHEAARKKRVFSLDAPVSGGDVGAREARLSIMAGGDKEAFVAVSPLFEVLGNQLTFCGGPGTGQHTKMTNQILIATNMIGVVEALLYARRMGLDVEKTLAAVSTGAAGSWSLSNYAPRILKGDFEPGFFVEHFVKDMQIALTEARHANLALPGLALAHQLYMSVMALGFGKKGIQALQLALDNMNNLRDKS; the protein is encoded by the exons GCTTCATCGGTCTAGGAGTCATGGGCCGGTCCATGGCATCCCATCTCGTCCGCGCAGGCTATACAGTGAAGGTGTTCAA CCGGACTCTGGAGAAATGCAGGCCTCTCGAAGCCCTTGGCGCCGTCGTGGCGAGAAGCTacagagaagcggcggaaGGCAGCGACGTCGTCATGAGCATCGTCGGCCATCCAGAGGATGTCGAACAAGTTTACt TGGGCGGTGAGGGCGTTCTAGAGGTTCTGCGAGAGGGCGCCGTCATCGTGGACATGACGACCAGCACTCCGCGTCTGGCTGAGAAGCTCCACGAAGCcgcaagaaagaaaagagttttttctctggatgCGCCAGTTTCCGGAG GAGACGTCGGAGCTCGCGAGGCGCGTCTGTCGATCATGGCGGGCGGAGACAAGGAGGCCTTCGTCGcagtttcgcctctctttgaGGTCTTAGGAAACCAGCTTACTTTCTGCGGAGGACCCGGCACAG ggcaACACACGAAAATGACAAATCAGATTTTAATCGCCACCAACATGATTGGGGTGGTCGAGG cCCTCTTGTACGCACGTCGCATGGGTCTGGATGTCGAAAAAACTCTCGCTGCAGTCTCCACAGGCGCTGCAGGAAGCTG GTCTCTGTCGAACTACGCACCTCGAATTCTGAAAGGAGATTTTGAGCCGGGATTTTTTGTAGAGCACTTCGTGAAAGACATGCAGATTGCCCTCACGGAGGCCCGCCACGCGAACCTCGCTCTGCCag GCCTAGCCTTGGCGCACCAGCTGTACATGTCGGTGATGGCGCTCGGCTTCGGGAAGAAGGGCATCCAGGCCCTCCAGCTCGCTCTGGATAACATGAACAATCTGAGAGACAAAAGTTAA